A stretch of Ligilactobacillus faecis DNA encodes these proteins:
- a CDS encoding sensor histidine kinase has protein sequence MKFSLTAREKSELFGEGIVTIIILLLLNMSIFMIINQEISTNPGLQNGIFQIKTSLLLGPTDLQVWSWGGLFTFLMLLTDVWIVYWRLMRRYRQMQLRHVIAELHYIASGHFEHRIPFKLTGQMQRVVESVNSLVDSTISAMEEERRIERSKDELITNVSHDIRTPLTSIIGYLGLIENKRYTSEDELLQYTHTAFLKANQMKSLVDDLFEYTKVRQEGVTLQVRQLDLGAMLEQIAASYELEANKKGMQIKVEITDAPLVMEADADKLARVFNNLVSNALKYGAGGKHIYLKAKRVTSKELKVVIANDGEQIPEKSLNQIFDRFYRAESSRSRETGGSGLGLAIAQGIVELHNGYIYVTSDQKLTQFVMHFPVTQAIKLLKTKRTNRKETATAN, from the coding sequence ATGAAATTTTCATTGACAGCGCGCGAAAAAAGTGAGCTCTTTGGTGAAGGGATCGTTACGATCATCATTTTGCTCTTGCTCAATATGTCGATCTTTATGATCATCAATCAAGAGATCTCGACTAATCCTGGTCTGCAAAATGGTATCTTTCAGATCAAGACCTCGCTTTTGCTTGGACCGACTGATCTCCAAGTTTGGAGTTGGGGTGGACTTTTTACCTTTTTGATGCTCTTAACTGATGTTTGGATCGTCTATTGGCGTTTGATGCGACGTTATCGGCAAATGCAACTACGTCACGTGATCGCAGAATTGCATTATATCGCCTCGGGGCACTTTGAACATCGGATTCCGTTCAAGTTGACAGGGCAAATGCAACGTGTCGTAGAAAGCGTCAACTCGCTAGTCGATAGTACGATCAGTGCAATGGAAGAAGAGCGTCGGATCGAACGTTCTAAAGATGAATTGATCACAAATGTCAGCCACGACATCAGGACACCTTTGACTTCGATCATTGGTTATTTAGGCCTGATCGAAAATAAGCGCTATACAAGTGAAGACGAGTTATTGCAATATACGCATACCGCTTTTTTAAAAGCTAACCAGATGAAGTCTTTAGTCGACGATCTATTTGAGTACACTAAAGTCAGACAAGAAGGAGTGACGCTTCAAGTGCGTCAACTTGACTTAGGAGCGATGCTAGAACAGATCGCAGCTAGCTATGAGTTAGAAGCAAATAAGAAAGGGATGCAGATCAAGGTCGAAATAACAGATGCACCGTTAGTAATGGAAGCTGATGCTGATAAGTTGGCACGGGTCTTCAATAATTTAGTCTCAAATGCTTTAAAGTATGGAGCTGGTGGTAAGCATATTTATTTAAAGGCCAAGCGAGTCACTTCTAAAGAATTGAAAGTCGTGATCGCAAATGATGGTGAACAGATCCCAGAAAAGTCATTGAATCAGATCTTTGACCGTTTTTATCGAGCTGAAAGCTCACGCTCACGCGAAACAGGTGGTTCAGGTTTAGGACTTGCGATCGCACAAGGGATCGTCGAATTGCACAACGGCTATATTTATGTGACTTCAGATCAAAAATTGACACAGTTTGTGATGCATTTTCCTGTAACACAGGCGATTAAGTTATTAAAAACAAAACGGACCAATCGTAAAGAAACGGCCACTGCTAACTAA
- a CDS encoding response regulator transcription factor: MKILIVDDDKDIVELLSIYVKNEGYEVEKAYNGKEAITKIHTNPDIDLMILDVMMPQLDGMAVVREVRKDSQIPILMLSAKTDDLDKIQGLVQGADDYVTKPFNPLEVMARVKSLLRRSQHEVKNSEPDQIEAGSLIIKKDSHEVQTVDGKEISLTALEFGILYLLASHPNRVFSADEIFERVWQQESVVSAKTVMVHVSHLRDKIEEATGGEKVIQTVWGVGYKIEAR, translated from the coding sequence ATGAAAATATTGATCGTTGATGATGATAAAGATATCGTTGAATTGTTGAGCATTTATGTAAAAAATGAAGGCTATGAAGTCGAAAAAGCATACAACGGTAAGGAAGCGATCACAAAGATCCATACTAATCCAGATATCGATCTGATGATCTTAGACGTGATGATGCCACAATTAGATGGAATGGCAGTTGTGCGTGAAGTGAGAAAAGATAGTCAGATCCCGATCTTGATGCTTTCAGCTAAGACAGATGATCTTGATAAGATCCAAGGCTTAGTCCAAGGGGCTGATGATTATGTCACAAAACCATTCAACCCACTTGAAGTAATGGCACGGGTCAAATCACTTTTACGTCGTTCACAACATGAAGTCAAAAATAGCGAGCCTGATCAGATCGAAGCTGGTTCATTGATAATCAAAAAAGATTCACATGAAGTCCAAACAGTCGATGGCAAAGAGATCTCTTTGACAGCCTTGGAATTTGGGATCTTGTATCTTCTAGCAAGTCATCCAAATCGCGTCTTTTCTGCCGATGAGATCTTTGAACGCGTTTGGCAACAAGAATCAGTTGTTTCAGCCAAAACTGTTATGGTCCATGTCAGTCATTTACGCGATAAGATCGAAGAGGCGACTGGAGGCGAAAAAGTCATCCAAACAGTTTGGGGCGTAGGTTACAAGATCGAAGCACGTTAA
- a CDS encoding glutamate-5-semialdehyde dehydrogenase: MTLDLEMMGTKARQAAYDLALLPTTKKNELLAKMAQALLENSAVICAANEKDLAQAKDLKASFVDRLRLDEDRIKEIANGLLQVKALPDPIGKIDTGWVNEAGLQIVKRRVPLGVVGMIYEARPNVTVDASGLCFKAGNAVILRGGKEALATNKKLVEILRAVLEANGLDPNIFQLITETSHHVAEKFMQLNGYIDVLIPRGSARLIQTVVQKATVPVIETGAGNCHVYVDQSAGLQMALKIIENAKCQRPSVCNAAETLLVHQAVAEEFLPKVADTLGKYHVELRGDAKTCEILGDASVLADERDWDTEYNDYILAVRVVDSLTDAITHINTHNTKHSETIVTNDQTNAQRFLNEVDAACVYLNASTRFTDGFAFGLGAEIGISTQKLHARGPMGLEALTTTKYVITGNGQIRQ; this comes from the coding sequence ATGACACTTGATCTAGAAATGATGGGAACAAAGGCCAGACAAGCAGCCTATGATCTAGCTTTACTACCAACAACAAAGAAAAATGAGCTTTTAGCTAAGATGGCGCAAGCTTTATTAGAAAATAGCGCGGTGATCTGCGCAGCAAATGAAAAAGATCTAGCTCAAGCTAAAGACCTCAAAGCAAGCTTTGTCGATCGTTTGCGTTTAGATGAAGACCGGATCAAAGAGATCGCAAATGGTTTGCTACAAGTCAAAGCTTTGCCTGATCCGATCGGAAAGATCGATACAGGTTGGGTCAATGAAGCCGGTTTGCAGATCGTCAAAAGAAGGGTCCCACTTGGAGTGGTCGGGATGATCTATGAAGCTCGGCCTAATGTGACTGTCGATGCTAGCGGTCTGTGTTTTAAAGCGGGAAATGCAGTCATTTTACGTGGGGGCAAAGAAGCTTTAGCGACAAATAAAAAGCTTGTTGAGATCTTACGTGCCGTTTTAGAGGCAAATGGACTCGATCCTAATATCTTCCAATTGATCACAGAAACTTCGCATCATGTTGCAGAAAAATTCATGCAATTGAATGGTTATATCGATGTTTTGATCCCTCGAGGTTCAGCCCGTTTGATCCAGACTGTCGTTCAAAAAGCAACAGTGCCTGTGATCGAAACAGGAGCTGGAAATTGTCATGTTTACGTTGATCAAAGTGCAGGTCTCCAGATGGCGTTAAAGATTATCGAAAATGCTAAATGTCAGCGTCCTTCAGTTTGCAATGCAGCTGAGACGTTGTTAGTCCACCAAGCTGTAGCCGAAGAATTTTTACCTAAAGTTGCTGATACCCTTGGTAAATACCATGTTGAATTGCGCGGCGATGCTAAAACGTGTGAGATCTTAGGTGATGCGAGCGTTTTAGCAGATGAACGTGACTGGGATACAGAATACAATGACTATATTTTGGCAGTACGTGTTGTCGATTCTTTGACAGATGCGATCACACATATCAACACACATAACACAAAACACTCAGAAACGATCGTGACAAATGATCAAACAAATGCGCAACGCTTTTTAAACGAAGTCGATGCAGCGTGTGTTTATCTCAATGCTTCGACGCGCTTTACCGATGGCTTTGCTTTTGGATTAGGAGCCGAGATCGGGATCTCGACCCAAAAATTACATGCGCGTGGACCAATGGGACTAGAGGCTTTAACGACGACAAAGTATGTGATCACTGGTAACGGTCAGATCAGACAATAA
- the proB gene encoding glutamate 5-kinase, producing the protein MVSKRQFKAERIVVKVGTSTLVHENGKLNLKALDQLCYILTGLVNEGREVVLVSSGAIGVGMGRVGLHERPQAISAQQALAAIGQSGLMALYQQRFTLYGQRIAQVLLTHDVLAYPTSRQNTLNSLERLLQWGVIPIVNENDVVAVDELDHKTKFGDNDQLSASVASLVDAELLIMLSDIDGFYDKNPRKFADAKLYQRIRAIDEKILEAGGGQGTKFGTGGMATKLKAAQRMLAEDRMMLLANGKEPMIIDELLAGEPLGTLFAK; encoded by the coding sequence ATGGTAAGTAAGCGTCAGTTCAAGGCAGAACGGATCGTCGTCAAAGTGGGGACAAGCACTTTAGTCCATGAGAATGGGAAGCTCAACTTAAAGGCACTCGATCAACTCTGCTATATATTAACAGGTCTAGTCAATGAAGGTCGAGAAGTCGTCTTAGTTTCTTCAGGGGCGATCGGTGTTGGGATGGGGCGTGTCGGCCTCCATGAACGACCCCAAGCGATCTCAGCACAACAAGCATTGGCGGCGATCGGGCAAAGTGGCTTGATGGCACTTTATCAACAGCGTTTTACTCTTTACGGGCAACGGATCGCACAAGTTCTTTTAACGCATGACGTCTTAGCTTACCCAACAAGTCGTCAAAATACATTGAATTCACTAGAGCGTCTTTTACAATGGGGCGTGATCCCGATCGTTAATGAAAATGACGTTGTTGCAGTCGATGAATTAGATCATAAAACTAAATTTGGTGATAATGATCAACTTTCAGCAAGCGTGGCTTCGCTTGTTGATGCAGAGCTCTTGATCATGCTTTCAGATATCGATGGTTTTTACGATAAAAATCCCCGCAAATTTGCAGATGCTAAACTTTATCAGCGAATCAGGGCGATCGATGAGAAGATCTTAGAAGCTGGTGGTGGCCAAGGCACAAAATTTGGAACAGGTGGGATGGCAACGAAGCTAAAAGCTGCCCAAAGAATGTTAGCTGAAGATCGCATGATGTTATTAGCTAATGGTAAAGAACCGATGATCATCGATGAGCTATTAGCGGGTGAACCATTAGGCACACTTTTTGCCAAATAA
- a CDS encoding alpha/beta hydrolase, with the protein MKLNKKGLLASLCVIFFCLFLAIPAYFWSQTNVKDLARWHNSRLSPVIMIPGSSATQNRFDGLVEKINERSAKKHSLLKVKVYNDGTIKYSGKIRPKDEEPFIVVGFENNKDGYNNILKQAKLFNKAFAELSEKYEFNNFKAFGHSNGGLIYTAFFENYMSDYDITPKVLMTVGTPYNFSETSLQRKTQMLADFIQKRDQLPRDLTVYTVAGTETYDSDGLVPERSVEAGKYIYQGAVKHFTQITVTGQDAQHSDLPQNDQIIDLLERYVLQQNQGQKPKSKKNS; encoded by the coding sequence ATGAAGTTAAATAAAAAAGGCTTGCTCGCATCACTTTGCGTGATCTTTTTTTGCCTCTTCTTAGCGATCCCGGCTTATTTTTGGAGTCAAACAAATGTAAAAGATCTTGCGCGTTGGCATAATTCACGACTTTCGCCAGTCATCATGATCCCTGGAAGCTCTGCTACGCAAAATCGCTTTGATGGTTTAGTTGAAAAGATCAATGAGCGTAGTGCCAAAAAACATAGCTTACTGAAAGTCAAAGTTTATAATGACGGAACGATCAAATACTCTGGAAAGATCCGTCCAAAAGATGAAGAACCATTTATTGTTGTTGGTTTTGAAAACAACAAAGACGGTTACAATAATATTTTGAAGCAAGCAAAACTTTTCAACAAGGCTTTTGCTGAACTAAGTGAAAAATATGAATTCAATAATTTTAAAGCATTTGGACACTCAAATGGGGGCTTGATCTATACTGCGTTTTTTGAAAATTACATGTCTGATTACGATATAACGCCGAAAGTTTTGATGACAGTCGGCACACCTTATAATTTTTCAGAAACATCACTTCAGAGAAAAACACAAATGCTAGCGGATTTTATCCAAAAACGTGATCAACTTCCAAGAGATCTGACAGTCTATACGGTAGCGGGAACTGAAACTTATGATTCAGATGGACTCGTTCCAGAACGCAGTGTTGAAGCTGGAAAATATATCTATCAAGGAGCTGTGAAGCATTTTACCCAGATCACAGTAACTGGGCAAGATGCACAACATTCTGATCTTCCGCAAAATGATCAGATCATTGATCTATTAGAACGTTATGTTTTACAGCAAAACCAAGGGCAAAAACCTAAAAGTAAAAAGAATAGTTGA
- a CDS encoding PTS transporter subunit EIIC — protein MEEKIVAFGLKVRKMIFFRVIQRTFTVLFPFILLGSFAQVFEFSLLYPDGFLGNLLDLSEWLPHYKAANQALGSIYMLTAGLISVLAALLAARHTAKLAGRDGQMAGLTGMLVFLALCYQPNVGMNKTAGNFTFRLDLLGFNGLLLGLILGYVVGLLFNYLTPPIKKIEDNRFLSERSFQALLPLTLALVLAVGANLLFGLLYKYQVFTVIDNWLQSNALKSQSVLSVTFFAWLSLLFSWIGLSGPYANNTFDSDQSALKNLSYALTHSDLSQIPDKYNANTLYFSFGMVAGTGATLALALALMIVAKRKNERKLAYWSAGPVLFNSSSALMIGLPVLFNPFYVIPFTLIPLFNILMGALALKLGLLPAVYPVLLSTPGPLYAFIGTNGSWSVLGFTLALLVSDILLYIPFVKFAERVTDELERERRKEEHLDEVK, from the coding sequence TTGGAAGAAAAAATCGTGGCTTTTGGACTAAAAGTACGGAAAATGATATTTTTTAGAGTGATCCAACGCACATTTACAGTCTTATTCCCGTTTATCTTATTGGGAAGTTTTGCTCAAGTTTTTGAATTTTCACTCCTATATCCAGATGGTTTTTTAGGTAATCTGCTCGATCTTTCAGAGTGGTTGCCTCACTATAAAGCAGCAAATCAAGCGTTAGGTTCGATCTATATGTTGACTGCAGGGTTGATCTCAGTTTTGGCCGCGCTCTTGGCAGCCAGACATACTGCTAAATTGGCCGGTCGAGACGGACAGATGGCTGGTTTAACAGGAATGTTAGTTTTTTTGGCTTTATGTTATCAGCCAAATGTAGGTATGAATAAAACGGCGGGAAACTTCACCTTTCGGCTCGACCTTTTAGGCTTTAATGGGTTGCTCCTGGGCCTTATTTTAGGCTATGTCGTAGGACTTTTGTTTAATTATTTAACGCCACCGATCAAAAAAATTGAAGATAATCGTTTTTTATCAGAACGTTCTTTTCAAGCGCTCCTACCCTTGACGTTGGCTTTGGTCTTAGCTGTAGGAGCTAACTTATTATTTGGTTTATTGTATAAATATCAAGTTTTTACAGTGATCGATAACTGGCTCCAAAGTAATGCGCTAAAAAGTCAAAGTGTTTTAAGTGTGACTTTTTTTGCCTGGCTCAGTTTGCTCTTTTCATGGATCGGCCTCAGTGGACCGTATGCTAATAATACATTTGACAGTGATCAAAGTGCCTTGAAAAATTTGAGTTATGCTTTGACTCACAGTGACTTGAGCCAGATCCCAGATAAATATAATGCGAATACACTTTACTTTAGTTTTGGAATGGTCGCAGGAACTGGAGCAACACTTGCCTTAGCCTTAGCTTTGATGATAGTTGCCAAACGGAAAAATGAGCGTAAGTTAGCCTATTGGTCAGCAGGACCAGTTTTATTCAACAGCTCTTCAGCTTTGATGATCGGCTTACCAGTTTTGTTTAATCCTTTTTATGTCATCCCATTTACCTTGATCCCACTTTTTAATATTTTAATGGGTGCTTTGGCGTTAAAATTAGGGTTATTGCCTGCCGTTTATCCAGTTTTACTTTCAACGCCGGGGCCTCTCTATGCCTTTATCGGGACAAATGGTTCTTGGTCAGTCCTAGGCTTTACTTTAGCTTTATTAGTTAGCGATATTCTATTATATATTCCCTTTGTCAAATTTGCAGAACGTGTGACAGATGAATTAGAGCGTGAGCGCAGAAAGGAAGAGCATTTAGATGAAGTTAAATAA